Proteins encoded within one genomic window of Micromonospora halotolerans:
- a CDS encoding sensor histidine kinase gives MDRERGDWGPRILDGLVALALLVIGLAGTAPAGHNQGVDTGRVTYPLVVVAALAVAVRRRWPLATLAVVTAASTAYLALGYPYGPILLSFFVAVYTVAAYRPLRVAAVANGAALLVLLTHVFVGVRPPGVVGLMPAAAWIVVPFAVGVTVRLGRENAARSRTDEARRLADAERLRVAREVHDVVGHGLAAIHLQAEIALHLLARKPEQAEAALSAISRTSKEALDELRVTLTVVRRDEAADERAPTPGLAQLPQLRERLAGAGLPVTVEVDGAPRPLPVAVDLAAYRVVQEALTNVLRHAGPATATVRIRYAPTEVAVEVTDTGRGAATPANGPGYGLAGMRERVTALGGVFTAGPASAGGFRVSATLPVEEVT, from the coding sequence GTGGACCGCGAGCGTGGCGACTGGGGCCCCCGCATCCTGGACGGCCTCGTCGCCCTGGCCCTGCTGGTGATCGGGCTGGCCGGCACCGCGCCGGCCGGCCACAACCAGGGCGTGGACACCGGCCGGGTCACCTACCCGCTGGTCGTGGTGGCCGCGCTCGCGGTGGCCGTCCGCCGGCGCTGGCCGCTGGCCACCCTCGCGGTGGTCACCGCGGCGAGCACCGCCTACCTGGCGCTCGGCTACCCGTACGGGCCGATCCTGCTGTCGTTCTTCGTGGCGGTCTACACGGTGGCCGCGTACCGGCCGCTGCGGGTGGCGGCGGTGGCCAACGGGGCGGCCCTGCTCGTGCTGCTCACGCACGTCTTCGTCGGGGTGCGCCCGCCCGGCGTGGTGGGGCTCATGCCGGCCGCCGCCTGGATCGTGGTGCCGTTCGCGGTGGGCGTCACCGTGCGGCTCGGCCGGGAGAACGCGGCGCGCAGCCGCACCGACGAGGCACGCCGGCTGGCCGACGCCGAGCGGCTGCGGGTGGCCCGGGAGGTGCACGACGTGGTCGGCCACGGGCTCGCCGCGATCCACCTCCAGGCCGAGATCGCCCTGCACCTGCTGGCCCGCAAGCCCGAGCAGGCCGAGGCGGCGCTCAGCGCGATCAGCCGCACCAGCAAGGAGGCGCTCGACGAGCTGCGGGTCACGCTGACCGTGGTGCGCCGCGACGAGGCCGCCGACGAGCGCGCCCCCACGCCCGGGCTGGCCCAGCTCCCGCAGTTGCGCGAGCGGCTGGCCGGCGCGGGGCTCCCGGTCACCGTCGAGGTGGACGGGGCGCCGCGCCCGCTCCCGGTCGCCGTGGACCTGGCCGCCTACCGGGTGGTGCAGGAGGCGCTGACCAACGTGCTGCGGCACGCCGGACCGGCAACCGCCACCGTCCGGATCCGGTACGCGCCGACCGAGGTCGCCGTGGAGGTCACCGACACCGGCCGCGGCGCGGCCACCCCGGCGAACGGGCCCGGCTACGGGTTGGCCGGCATGCGGGAGCGGGTCACCGCCCTGGGCGGCGTCTTCACGGCCGGCCCCGCCTCCGCCGGCGGCTTCCGGGTGTCCGCCACACTGCCCGTGGAGGAGGTCACATGA
- a CDS encoding ABC transporter permease, giving the protein MSRSFRAETVKLVRRPASWLLLAITLVLSLIFTYVFPYAGVAGGTDGPNTGRALPALLPDQLVGNSLGGLPVFLGSILLILGVLTVGGEYGWGTWKTVLTQGPSRLEVYAGKLLALAAAALAVVLAVFAVGAVASLLIASAEAQPVTWPSVGELLTGIGAGWLIATMWAMLGAVLAVALRAVALPVGLGLVWMLAVQNLLAAIAAPLVDWVAKAQEGLPGPNAGSLAAALGAPGDTPGVAATVGGGQAALVVAAYLVGFAAVGAVLLRRRDIG; this is encoded by the coding sequence ATGTCGCGTAGCTTCCGCGCCGAGACGGTCAAGCTGGTCCGGCGGCCGGCGAGCTGGCTGCTGCTGGCCATCACGCTGGTGCTCTCGCTGATCTTCACCTACGTCTTCCCGTACGCGGGCGTCGCGGGCGGCACCGACGGGCCGAACACCGGCCGCGCCCTGCCCGCGCTGCTCCCCGACCAGCTGGTCGGCAACTCCCTCGGCGGCCTGCCGGTCTTCCTCGGCTCGATCCTGCTGATCCTCGGCGTGCTGACGGTCGGCGGCGAGTACGGCTGGGGCACCTGGAAGACCGTGCTCACCCAGGGCCCGAGCCGGCTGGAGGTGTACGCGGGCAAGCTGCTCGCCCTCGCCGCCGCCGCGCTGGCCGTGGTGCTGGCCGTCTTCGCGGTCGGCGCGGTCGCCAGCCTGCTCATCGCGTCCGCCGAGGCGCAGCCGGTGACCTGGCCGTCGGTCGGCGAGCTGCTCACCGGTATCGGAGCGGGGTGGCTCATCGCGACGATGTGGGCCATGCTCGGTGCCGTGCTGGCCGTCGCGCTGCGCGCCGTGGCACTACCGGTCGGGTTGGGCCTGGTGTGGATGCTCGCCGTGCAGAACCTGCTCGCCGCGATCGCCGCGCCGCTGGTCGACTGGGTGGCGAAGGCGCAGGAGGGGCTGCCCGGGCCGAACGCCGGGTCCCTGGCGGCCGCGCTCGGCGCGCCGGGTGACACCCCGGGGGTGGCGGCCACCGTCGGCGGCGGGCAGGCGGCCCTGGTGGTGGCCGCGTACCTGGTCGGGTTCGCGGCGGTCGGCGCGGTGCTGCTGCGCCGCCGGGACATCGGCTGA
- a CDS encoding P-II family nitrogen regulator, with the protein MKLVTAVVKPYQLDAVKEALHALGVAGLTVSEVQGYGRQKGHTEVYRGAEYTVEFLPKIRVEVLTDEMDVDKIVDAIVGAARTGKIGDGKVWVTGVEEVVRVRTGERGLDAL; encoded by the coding sequence ATGAAGCTGGTGACCGCGGTCGTCAAGCCGTACCAGCTGGACGCGGTGAAGGAGGCCCTGCACGCCCTCGGCGTGGCCGGCCTGACCGTCAGCGAGGTCCAGGGCTACGGCCGGCAGAAGGGGCACACCGAGGTCTACCGGGGTGCCGAGTACACGGTCGAGTTCCTGCCCAAGATCCGGGTCGAGGTGCTCACCGACGAGATGGACGTCGACAAGATCGTCGACGCCATCGTGGGCGCCGCCCGAACCGGCAAGATCGGCGACGGCAAGGTCTGGGTGACCGGCGTCGAGGAGGTCGTCCGGGTACGTACCGGCGAGCGCGGGCTCGACGCCCTCTGA
- a CDS encoding ABC transporter ATP-binding protein gives MNLPVHTEGLTKRYGGLTAVQDLQLTVRAGEVYGFLGPNGAGKTTTLRMLLGLVRPTAGTVRLLGRPPGTGRLTGVGALIEGPAFYPYLSGRDNLRVLARYAGVGADRVALVLDLVDLTDRAGDRYAGYSLGMKQRLGVAAALLKDPRLLILDEPTNGLDPAGMADMRTLIRRLGAAGCTVLVSSHLLGEVEQVCDRVGVIARGRLVAEGSVAELRGAAGLRLLADPLDAAAARARELVGAERVRVVDGGLELAVEPDRAAWLNTELVGAGLAVRELRPRERDLEQVFFDLVERGTADVA, from the coding sequence ATGAACCTGCCAGTGCACACCGAAGGGCTCACCAAACGGTACGGCGGCCTGACCGCCGTGCAGGACCTCCAGCTGACCGTCCGGGCCGGCGAGGTGTACGGCTTTCTCGGCCCCAACGGCGCCGGCAAGACCACCACCCTGCGCATGCTGCTCGGGCTGGTCCGGCCCACCGCCGGCACGGTCCGCCTCCTCGGCCGGCCACCCGGCACCGGCCGGCTCACCGGGGTCGGGGCGCTGATCGAGGGGCCGGCGTTCTACCCGTACCTCTCCGGCCGGGACAACCTGCGGGTGCTGGCCCGCTACGCCGGGGTCGGCGCCGACCGGGTCGCGCTCGTGCTCGACCTGGTCGACCTCACCGACCGGGCCGGCGACCGCTACGCCGGCTACTCGTTGGGCATGAAGCAGCGGCTCGGTGTAGCCGCCGCGCTGCTGAAGGATCCCCGCCTGCTCATCCTGGACGAGCCGACCAACGGCCTCGACCCGGCCGGCATGGCGGACATGCGCACGCTGATCCGCCGGCTCGGCGCGGCCGGCTGCACGGTGCTGGTCTCCAGCCACCTGCTCGGCGAGGTCGAGCAGGTGTGCGACCGGGTCGGCGTGATCGCCCGCGGCCGGCTGGTCGCCGAGGGCAGCGTCGCCGAGCTGCGCGGCGCGGCCGGGCTGCGGCTGCTCGCCGACCCGCTGGACGCGGCGGCCGCCCGGGCACGGGAACTGGTCGGGGCCGAGCGGGTCCGGGTGGTCGACGGCGGGCTGGAGCTGGCCGTCGAGCCGGACCGCGCCGCCTGGCTCAACACCGAGCTGGTCGGGGCGGGGCTCGCCGTGCGCGAGCTGCGTCCCCGGGAACGGGACCTGGAGCAGGTCTTCTTCGACCTCGTGGAGAGGGGAACGGCCGATGTCGCGTAG
- a CDS encoding ammonium transporter gives MEIDTGNTAWLLVSTALVLLMTPGLALFYGGLNRSKGMLNMMMMSFSSIGLVSILWLFYGFTVAFGEGGKFIGDLGQYLGTKTFVGESDVWGETGIPLYVFIAFQMMFAVITVALISGALSDRTKFAGWLVFAAGWATLVYFPVAHMVWGGGLIGGDIGALDFAGGTAVHINAGAAALALVLVLGKRVGWPRESAKPHNIPLVALGAGLLWFGWFGFNAGSELTADGVTALAFVNTQVATAAALLGWIVVEWVRDGKPTLVGASSGAVAGLVAITPACAFVTPAAAVLLGLVAGAVCALAVGLKYRLGYDDSLDVVGVHFVGGWIGCLWIGLFGTASVSSLVASDGLLVGGDATLLGKQALGALIVTVYSFVIAYALGFVIDKTIGFRISAEAEVDGIDVAEHAESAYDLSPTTGGSAGGAFAMAGIGASRPAPEPTDPAEEPAEPVSEKVAG, from the coding sequence GTGGAGATCGATACCGGGAACACTGCCTGGCTGCTTGTTTCGACTGCGCTCGTGCTGCTCATGACGCCCGGTCTGGCCCTGTTCTACGGCGGGCTGAACCGTTCCAAGGGCATGCTGAACATGATGATGATGAGCTTCTCGTCCATCGGGCTCGTCAGCATCCTGTGGCTTTTCTACGGCTTCACCGTCGCCTTCGGCGAGGGCGGCAAGTTCATCGGTGACCTGGGCCAGTACCTGGGCACCAAGACGTTCGTCGGTGAGAGCGACGTGTGGGGCGAGACCGGTATCCCGCTCTACGTCTTCATCGCCTTCCAGATGATGTTCGCCGTCATCACGGTCGCGCTGATCAGCGGGGCGCTGTCCGACCGGACGAAGTTCGCCGGCTGGCTGGTGTTCGCGGCCGGCTGGGCCACCCTGGTCTACTTCCCGGTCGCCCACATGGTGTGGGGCGGCGGCCTGATCGGCGGTGACATCGGCGCCCTGGACTTCGCCGGTGGCACGGCGGTGCACATCAACGCCGGCGCGGCGGCGCTCGCCCTCGTGCTGGTCCTCGGCAAGCGGGTCGGCTGGCCCCGGGAGAGCGCCAAGCCGCACAACATCCCGCTGGTCGCGCTCGGTGCCGGTCTGCTCTGGTTCGGCTGGTTCGGCTTCAACGCCGGCTCCGAGTTGACCGCCGACGGGGTCACCGCGCTGGCCTTCGTGAACACCCAGGTCGCCACCGCCGCCGCGCTGCTCGGCTGGATCGTGGTGGAGTGGGTGCGCGACGGCAAGCCGACCCTGGTGGGCGCCTCCTCGGGTGCGGTGGCCGGTCTGGTCGCCATCACCCCGGCGTGCGCCTTCGTCACCCCGGCCGCGGCGGTGCTGCTGGGTCTGGTCGCCGGTGCGGTCTGCGCCCTGGCCGTGGGCCTGAAGTACCGGCTCGGCTACGACGACTCCCTCGACGTGGTCGGCGTGCACTTCGTCGGCGGGTGGATCGGCTGCCTGTGGATCGGCCTGTTCGGTACCGCCTCGGTCAGCTCGCTGGTCGCCAGCGACGGCCTGCTGGTCGGCGGTGACGCCACCCTGCTGGGCAAGCAGGCGCTGGGCGCGCTGATCGTCACGGTCTACTCCTTCGTCATCGCGTACGCCCTCGGCTTCGTGATCGACAAGACGATCGGGTTCCGGATCTCCGCCGAGGCGGAGGTCGACGGCATCGACGTCGCCGAGCACGCGGAGAGCGCGTACGACCTGTCGCCCACCACGGGCGGCAGCGCCGGGGGCGCGTTCGCCATGGCCGGGATCGGCGCGAGCAGGCCGGCCCCGGAACCCACCGACCCGGCGGAGGAGCCCGCCGAGCCGGTCAGCGAGAAGGTCGCCGGTTAA
- a CDS encoding aminoglycoside phosphotransferase family protein encodes MTTDDRAYAGWRDPSHPSPRLGRPYVTSQEIPLHGGNVSTVVRVGDTVRRNAGPWTPSVHALLRHLEYVGFTGAPRALGMDERNREVLSYLEGECGEYPLAPHWVTDEALVTVATMLRMFHDAQYGFTPPPGAVWRSFGPPPPDTEVICHHDAAPHNVIWRPDGTLGLIDFDLASPGARIYDVAYAAWTWVPIFSDRDSITLGWKHPDRPRRLRLFADAYGLIPRDRHRLIRTIRKRIVDHVEGIRRMAAAGEPAFVRIVHKGHLRRPMRDLRLLDYERHALEYALR; translated from the coding sequence GTGACGACTGACGATCGCGCCTACGCAGGATGGCGCGACCCCAGCCACCCGTCGCCACGCCTCGGGAGACCGTACGTGACTTCGCAGGAGATCCCGCTCCACGGCGGGAACGTGAGCACCGTGGTCCGCGTGGGCGACACCGTCCGGCGCAACGCCGGCCCGTGGACCCCCTCGGTCCACGCGCTGCTGCGCCATCTGGAGTACGTCGGCTTCACCGGCGCACCCCGCGCCCTCGGCATGGACGAGCGCAACCGGGAGGTCCTGTCGTACCTGGAGGGGGAGTGCGGGGAGTACCCGCTGGCCCCGCACTGGGTCACCGACGAGGCCCTGGTCACCGTGGCGACCATGCTGCGGATGTTCCACGACGCCCAGTACGGCTTCACCCCGCCGCCGGGGGCGGTCTGGCGCTCGTTCGGCCCGCCCCCGCCGGACACCGAGGTGATCTGCCACCACGACGCCGCCCCGCACAACGTGATCTGGCGGCCCGACGGCACCCTCGGGCTGATCGACTTCGACCTGGCCTCGCCCGGCGCCCGGATCTACGACGTGGCGTACGCGGCCTGGACCTGGGTGCCGATCTTCTCCGACCGGGACTCGATCACCCTCGGCTGGAAGCACCCGGACCGGCCGCGCCGGCTGCGCCTCTTCGCCGACGCGTACGGGCTGATCCCCCGGGACCGGCACCGGCTGATCCGGACCATCCGCAAGCGGATCGTCGACCATGTCGAGGGCATCCGGCGGATGGCTGCGGCCGGCGAGCCGGCGTTCGTCCGGATCGTGCACAAGGGCCACCTGCGCCGGCCGATGCGCGACCTGCGGCTGCTCGACTACGAGCGGCACGCCCTGGAGTACGCGCTGCGCTGA
- the ftsY gene encoding signal recognition particle-docking protein FtsY, which yields MKEYLLVALALLGVLILGGLSLVVPRLRRRPEPPLPETEVDTRAEEDLAGPPVEAAESDLRTGVLVEPPPVVEAPPLPTIEVPEPTAGRLVRLRSRLSRSQNVFGKGLLGLLSRDRLDEDTWEEIEDSLITADVGVDSTREIVDRLRERTRVLGTRSVGELRTLLATELVNALDPTLDRSLKTTPKEGVPAVLLVVGVNGAGKTTTCGKIARVLIADGRTVLLGAADTFRAAAADQLETWGGRVGAETVRGPEAADPASVAFDAVKRGIDTRVDTVLVDTAGRLQNKVGLMDELGKVKRVVEKHGPIDETLLVLDATTGQNGLEQARVFTEVVNVTGVVLTKLDGTAKGGIVIAVQRKLGIPVKLVGLGEGPDDLAPFDPAQFVDALLGTEPLARDA from the coding sequence ATGAAGGAATACCTCCTCGTCGCACTCGCCCTGCTCGGCGTGCTGATCCTCGGCGGCCTCAGCCTCGTGGTGCCCCGGTTGCGCCGGCGCCCCGAGCCGCCGCTGCCGGAGACGGAGGTCGACACCCGGGCCGAGGAGGACCTGGCCGGGCCACCGGTCGAGGCGGCCGAGTCGGACCTGCGCACCGGCGTGCTGGTCGAGCCGCCGCCCGTGGTCGAGGCGCCGCCGCTGCCCACCATCGAGGTCCCCGAGCCCACCGCCGGCCGGCTGGTGCGGCTGCGCTCCCGGCTGTCCCGCTCGCAGAACGTCTTCGGCAAGGGCCTGCTCGGCCTGCTCAGCCGGGACCGCCTCGACGAGGACACCTGGGAGGAGATCGAGGACAGCCTGATCACCGCCGACGTCGGCGTCGACTCCACCCGCGAGATCGTCGACCGGCTGCGCGAGCGGACCCGGGTGCTCGGCACCCGCTCGGTCGGCGAGCTGCGCACCCTGCTCGCCACCGAGCTGGTCAACGCGCTCGACCCGACGCTCGACCGGTCGCTGAAGACCACACCCAAGGAGGGCGTGCCGGCGGTGCTGCTCGTGGTCGGGGTCAACGGCGCCGGCAAGACCACCACCTGCGGCAAGATCGCCCGGGTGCTCATCGCGGACGGCCGGACCGTGCTGCTCGGCGCGGCCGACACCTTCCGGGCCGCCGCCGCCGACCAGCTGGAGACCTGGGGCGGCCGGGTGGGCGCGGAGACCGTCCGCGGCCCCGAGGCCGCCGACCCGGCCAGCGTCGCCTTCGACGCGGTCAAGCGCGGCATCGACACGAGGGTCGACACGGTGCTGGTGGACACCGCGGGCCGGCTGCAGAACAAGGTCGGCCTGATGGACGAGCTGGGCAAGGTCAAGCGGGTGGTCGAGAAGCACGGCCCGATCGACGAGACCCTGCTGGTGCTCGACGCCACCACCGGCCAGAACGGCCTGGAGCAGGCCCGGGTCTTCACCGAGGTGGTCAACGTGACCGGCGTGGTGCTGACCAAGCTCGACGGCACCGCCAAGGGGGGCATCGTGATCGCCGTGCAGCGCAAGCTGGGCATCCCGGTCAAGCTGGTCGGCCTCGGCGAGGGCCCGGACGATCTGGCCCCGTTCGACCCGGCGCAGTTCGTCGACGCGCTGCTCGGCACCGAGCCGCTCGCCCGGGACGCGTAG
- a CDS encoding response regulator transcription factor has translation MIRVLLADDQDLVRIGLRALVESEDDLTVVGEAADGLAAVEAAHRERPDVVLMDVRMPGVDGIEATRRIVADPTLAGTRVVVLTTFELDEYVFDALRHGASGFLTKDTRPAELLRAIRLVAEGEALLSPSVTRRVVREFATRPARVPRPHPRLDALTDREREVVGLVGEGLSNVEIAERLVVSPATARTHVSRAMVKLGARDRAQLVVFAYQSGLVAS, from the coding sequence ATGATCCGTGTGCTGCTCGCCGACGACCAGGACCTGGTCCGGATCGGCCTGCGTGCCCTGGTGGAGAGCGAGGACGACCTCACCGTGGTCGGGGAGGCCGCGGACGGGCTCGCCGCCGTCGAGGCGGCCCACCGGGAACGCCCCGACGTGGTGCTGATGGACGTCCGGATGCCCGGCGTCGACGGCATCGAGGCGACCCGCCGGATCGTCGCCGACCCCACGCTGGCCGGCACCCGGGTGGTCGTGCTGACCACCTTCGAGCTGGACGAGTACGTCTTCGACGCGCTCCGGCACGGCGCCAGCGGCTTCCTCACGAAGGACACCCGCCCGGCCGAGCTGCTACGGGCCATCCGGCTGGTCGCCGAGGGGGAGGCGCTGCTCTCCCCGTCGGTGACCCGGCGCGTGGTCCGGGAGTTCGCCACCCGGCCGGCCCGGGTGCCCCGCCCGCACCCCCGGCTCGACGCGCTCACCGACCGGGAACGCGAGGTGGTGGGGCTGGTCGGCGAGGGGCTGAGCAACGTCGAGATCGCCGAGCGGCTGGTGGTCAGCCCGGCGACCGCGCGGACCCACGTCAGCCGCGCCATGGTCAAGCTCGGCGCCCGGGACCGGGCCCAGCTGGTGGTCTTCGCGTACCAGTCGGGCCTGGTCGCGTCGTGA
- a CDS encoding [protein-PII] uridylyltransferase codes for MTSLTTQTGPIGDGPPLVNEVAGVPGGIGAAARAARADALDAWLRGIFPHREGIALVAVGGLGRRQCAPHGDLDLVLLHAGVPGTDELAASLWYPIWDAGLRLDHSVRTVAEALSVAQDDVKVALGLLDARHVAGDPVLADQLVRTAADHWRRTAVRQLPKLREITTARWEAHGELAFLLEGDLKEAAGGLRDVGLLRAIATAGITDALRPAVHAAHRRLLDTRDALHQQVGRRVDRLVAQERDGVAKLLLLEEGDALLRRVAGDARTVSHALDDAWRAADRLRAGRHRSAAGRPLRRPVARDVVEQDGELVLARTAIGARPDPSLSLRVAAAAATTRLPIARATCEWLAAYCPPLPAPWPPAARAALITLLGAGPGLVPAWETCDRYGLIDGWLPEWTRLRSLPQHNPVHRFTLDRHLVQAAYEASRHTRDVDRPDLLLLGAFLHDIGKGLAGDHSTVGAPLAEAVAERIGLPADEAALIAKLVRLHLLLPDVATRRDLSDPKTVAGVAERVGDTTTLDLLHGLVRADAAATGPAAWSGWKGRLVAELVARVRTALDTGVVPAPPAPDPALVAGPLPVVHVGEDLVSVAAADRRGLLATVAGCLALHRLEVISADAATVDDRALVQCRVQPRYGLAPDPIALTADLRRAVTGDVSVTQRLRGRALSARARGTAAPRVVWHRAAATDAVLLELRAADAAGLLYRVTCALDEAGAQVRAARISTLGGDVVDAFYLIGGWPPPEDRDRIEAAVLAAV; via the coding sequence GTGACCTCGTTGACCACGCAGACCGGCCCCATCGGGGACGGCCCGCCCCTGGTCAACGAGGTCGCCGGCGTACCCGGAGGGATCGGCGCCGCGGCCCGCGCGGCCCGGGCCGACGCCCTGGACGCGTGGCTGCGCGGCATCTTCCCCCACCGGGAGGGCATCGCGCTGGTCGCGGTCGGCGGGCTGGGGCGCCGCCAGTGCGCGCCGCACGGCGACCTCGACCTGGTGCTGCTGCACGCCGGGGTCCCCGGCACCGACGAGCTGGCCGCCTCCCTCTGGTATCCGATCTGGGACGCCGGGCTGCGGCTGGACCACTCGGTGCGCACGGTCGCCGAGGCGCTGTCGGTGGCCCAGGACGACGTCAAGGTCGCCCTCGGCCTGCTCGACGCCCGGCACGTGGCCGGCGACCCGGTGCTGGCCGACCAGCTCGTCCGCACCGCCGCCGACCACTGGCGGCGCACCGCCGTCCGCCAGCTCCCGAAGCTGCGGGAGATCACCACCGCCCGCTGGGAGGCCCACGGCGAGCTGGCCTTCCTGCTCGAAGGCGACCTCAAGGAGGCCGCCGGCGGGCTGCGCGACGTCGGCCTCCTGCGGGCCATCGCCACCGCCGGCATCACCGACGCCCTCCGCCCCGCCGTGCACGCCGCGCACCGGCGGCTGCTGGACACCCGGGACGCCCTGCACCAGCAGGTCGGCCGCCGGGTCGACCGGCTGGTCGCCCAGGAACGCGACGGCGTCGCGAAGCTGCTCCTGCTGGAGGAGGGCGACGCGCTGCTGCGCCGGGTGGCCGGGGACGCCCGGACCGTCAGCCACGCCCTCGACGACGCCTGGCGGGCCGCCGACCGGCTCCGCGCCGGCCGGCACCGGAGCGCCGCCGGCCGGCCGCTGCGCCGCCCGGTCGCCCGGGACGTGGTCGAGCAGGACGGCGAGCTGGTCCTCGCCCGCACGGCGATCGGCGCCCGCCCCGACCCGAGCCTGTCGTTGCGGGTCGCCGCCGCGGCGGCCACCACCCGGCTGCCCATCGCCCGGGCCACCTGCGAGTGGCTGGCCGCGTACTGCCCGCCGCTGCCCGCGCCCTGGCCGCCGGCCGCCCGGGCCGCGCTGATCACCCTGCTCGGGGCCGGTCCCGGCCTGGTGCCGGCCTGGGAGACCTGCGACCGGTACGGGCTGATCGACGGCTGGCTGCCCGAGTGGACCCGGCTGCGCAGCCTGCCCCAGCACAACCCGGTGCACCGGTTCACCCTGGACCGGCACCTGGTGCAGGCCGCGTACGAGGCGAGCCGGCACACCCGGGACGTGGACCGGCCGGACCTGCTGCTGCTCGGCGCGTTCCTGCACGACATCGGCAAGGGGCTGGCCGGTGACCACAGCACGGTGGGCGCGCCCCTCGCCGAGGCGGTGGCCGAGCGGATCGGGCTGCCCGCGGACGAGGCGGCGCTGATCGCCAAGCTGGTCCGGCTGCACCTGCTGCTGCCCGACGTGGCCACCCGGCGGGACCTCTCCGACCCGAAGACCGTCGCCGGGGTCGCCGAGCGGGTCGGCGACACCACCACCCTGGACCTGCTGCACGGCCTGGTCCGGGCCGACGCCGCGGCCACCGGGCCGGCCGCCTGGTCGGGCTGGAAGGGGCGGCTGGTCGCCGAACTGGTCGCCCGGGTGCGGACCGCCCTGGACACCGGCGTGGTGCCCGCCCCGCCGGCCCCCGACCCGGCGCTGGTCGCCGGGCCGCTGCCGGTCGTACACGTGGGGGAGGACCTGGTGTCGGTGGCCGCGGCCGACCGGCGGGGGCTGCTCGCCACGGTGGCCGGCTGCCTGGCCCTGCACCGGCTGGAGGTGATCTCCGCGGACGCCGCCACCGTCGACGACCGGGCCCTGGTGCAGTGCCGGGTGCAGCCGCGCTACGGCCTGGCCCCCGACCCGATCGCGCTCACCGCCGACCTGCGCCGCGCGGTCACCGGCGACGTCTCGGTCACCCAGCGGCTGCGCGGCCGGGCCCTCTCCGCGCGGGCCCGGGGGACCGCCGCGCCCCGGGTGGTCTGGCACCGCGCGGCCGCCACCGACGCGGTGCTGCTGGAGCTGCGCGCCGCCGACGCGGCCGGGCTGCTCTACCGGGTCACGTGCGCCCTCGACGAGGCCGGCGCCCAGGTGCGGGCCGCCCGGATCTCCACCCTCGGCGGCGACGTGGTCGACGCCTTCTACCTGATCGGCGGCTGGCCCCCGCCGGAGGACCGCGACCGCATCGAGGCCGCCGTGCTCGCCGCCGTGTAA